A window of the Archocentrus centrarchus isolate MPI-CPG fArcCen1 chromosome 9, fArcCen1, whole genome shotgun sequence genome harbors these coding sequences:
- the shoc1 gene encoding protein shortage in chiasmata 1 ortholog isoform X8 — translation MIPYSRAGLKRNKFNPIMPEKDRRAQTEVFPAVRYKAFDYVFEASTSMKVTMNLLALPAPYMTGTGDLYPHSGKLPEDTYRTPWVRGQVISTCRLSVGGSVLDDLRGKKQPVNSPERFDVKDSVEVIPSSNPDSLQDLDEDLYVCLLKDSQTDGPCQESFFKWTPDEITLQDKSEDLLLSEELIAVNHLAEFKRHLPTLTIMLSRLRTLAVAEPLLSSSGDTISENNMFSCFEDCTCYEKLPEVDASDVQTCADIQEEFVKEPLVKGELLLLPAVVDVCQLTTENCTAFSSICSRANVCTELMDEEVPVLDVLQKASLSNPSVEISKFDVPEESKMNGGVIESEFAGCDALPAKMELESTLTPTPLKRQTHICPSTSELQKEELSPCCRISLVSPRAQKEMKVALWKAEKHPAFVVGFLLSEPQIYESAVDFQPLWEALKVTKLEKESFISTADRLEMGVLQLSLSCCSEFTESLKSEFPSTREETVEDFSKLPPEHVEVDSILIKPTTEALLQKETAVDSSLNVSQKPALSTVNKDVKPAAAISAKDVIGDKMFSEAAACSSAHKKVTNREGNDYNIELSAHISEQAVPSTLNTRDGHRGLLFTRHPPELDLDPLATFMMLRSQQIAPITAPPQSPASTAAPEVNQQTPSSQLQPSLVQNQTLDARPANTNAASSRNASREEKPAAPWTGQLLGKPQQRQESQVVKVKATDSQQRAYCELLAFAQPCLSSARQLGLNFPGCEDFSCLAPDQTHFLLKQQERALCRTPAQTAELIKDQEVLFNQVALIHVLVTFKEMLLKCDLSTGLEYLTKAAEACAEQSLQQLLKRLHIILYLSQKNQEPSLKLQKLQQLVAEWLNSRKGQNTSDKILIIVSVDSDGSRLTIISSLNQVTGAAAVCPEQDEKKLNGAAVVSSVPDSVCVVVYEQDIGPNFPWTCFSLVVEYDHPGQSPWSAICRERSISHLTFNTSVCAAENTLWCLEDNVPYVLFVTEGLLNCPLLLQTLESGFNVTVLERSHSPSLQMLGGIHNYTVITVDESTAIVIQQQDELCHERASEGLVMRLTALSLQYSLCWLILHCPDSQGGGFSSEAFNNLVLVYSSLVLFSMKSEDLDVKVLIVSDLLEIAKSISRICFHRLMSSDREPLSFLNRDWLTVMPSQEEKSLSQFPGINPLVGQLMLSRAPSFQWLLAASLSQLKELLPEVPHKVLKLFSDTTSLYPLAADPKYPQTFTTEITQQSGPQTNTDEYESMKSPHPDLLCSNQNTTFLFGVTDAEESFFKQDPTLQDGNSDFRLDLSDSVGSPDVYFQGSWTTSDPRKEDGKLSGWRSLPGVVGRVVERSVNEWTHRAPPNDYTLSLHPADTPFKLDSTFSSSPILQKPASTQMSTYPTLYNDLYPPSQHSLSPPTGVMWGRGPIGSTCFSKDGGMTSFSVNYSYRCWTGRERKRSAETAGLAGSVLTPLKKEGRLSYERVPGRSDGQTRLKLF, via the exons atGATACCTTACAGCAGAGCAGGATTAAAACGCAATAAATTTAATCCCATCAT GCCAGAAAAGGACAGGCGGGCCCAGACTGAAGTCTTTCCTGCTGTCAGATATAAAGCGTTCGATTATGTTTTTGAG GCCAGCACCAGTATGAAGGTCACGATGAACCTGCTGGCTCTGCCAGCACCTTACATGACTGGTACCGGTGACCTGTACCCCCACAGTGGAAAGCTACCTGAAGACACCTACAGGACACCGTGGGTCAGAG GACAGGTTATCTCCACCTGCAGACTCAGTGTTGGTGGGTCTGTACTCGATgatctgagaggaaaaaaacaaccagTAAATTCACCTGAAAG ATTTGATGTGAAAGACAGTGTGGAGGTGATACCCAGCTCTAATCCTGACTCACTGCAGGATTTAGATGAAGATTTGTATGTTTGCCTTTTAAAAGACTCACAGACCGACGGTCCATGTCAGGAATCGTTTTTTAAGTGGACACCTGACGAGATCACGCTGCAGGATAAGAGCGAAG ACCTCCTCTTGTCAGAAGAGCTCATTGCAGTCAATCACCTGGCAGAGTTTAAGAGACATTTACCCACGCTGACCATCATGTTGTCCAGATTGAGGACACTTGCTGTAGCTGAGCCTCTGCTGAGCTCATCGGGAGACACCATCTCAGAAAACAACATGTTCAG CTGTTTTGAGGACTGCACATGTTATGAAAAACTTCCAGAGGTGGACGCCAGCGATGTTCAGACGTGTGCAGACATTCAAGAGGAGTTTGTTAAAGAGCCACTCGTGAAGGGAGAG TTGTTGCTGTTGCCTGCTGTAGTGGATGTTTGTCAGCTGACCACAGAAAACTGCACAGCGTTTTCAAGCATCTGCAGTCGTGCGAATGTTTGCACCGAGCTGATGGATGAGGAGGTTCCAGTCCTAGATGTGCTGCAAAAAG CTTCTCTTTCAAATCCTTCAGTGGAGATTTCCAAGTTTGATGTACCTGAAGAATCCAAGATGAATGGAGGTGTGATTGAGTCAGAATTTGCAG GATGTGATGCGCTTCCAGCCAAAATGGAGCTGGAGTCGACTCTGACCCCGACTCCCCTGAAGAGACAAACTCACATCTGTCCGTCCACCTCTGAACTCCAGAAGGAAGAGCTGTCTCCTTGTTGCAGAAT ATCTTTGGTGTCACCAAGAGCTCAGAAAGAGATGAAGGTGGCACTTTGGAAGGCAGAGAAGCACCCGGCCTTTGTGGTGGGCTTTCTGTTATCAG AGCCTCAAATTTATGAGTCAGCTGTTGACTTCCAGCCTCTGTGGGAAGCCTTAAAAGTTACCAAATTGGAGAAAGAAAGTTTTATCAGCACTGCTGACAGACTGGAGATGGGAGTCCTGCAGTTatctttgagctgctgctctgagttcACAGAGAGCTTGAAGTCTGAGTTTCCCTCCACCAGAGAGGAAACGGTGGAAGATTTCAGCAAACTGCCACCTGAACACGTGGAGG TTGACTCCATTCTAATAAAGCCCACAACTGAAGCTCTTCTCCAAAAGGAAACTGCTGTTGATTCATCTCTGAACGTCTCCCAGAAGCCTGCGCTCAGCACGGTGAATAAGGACGTGAAACCAGCTGCTGCCATCAGCGCCAAAGATGTCATTGGTGACAAGATGTTCTCAGAAGCTGCAGCCTGTTCTTCAGCTCATAAGAAAGTCACCAACAGAGAAGGAAATGACTATAATATAGAGCTGAGTGCCCACATTTCTGAGCAAGCTGTCCCCTCCACACTAAATACCAGAGATGGTCACAGAGGTTTGCTGTTTACAAGACATCCACCAGAGCTGGACCTCGACCCCCTGGCCACCTTCATGATGCTGAGGTCTCAGCAGATCGCTCCCATTACTGCACCACCTCAGAGCCCAGCCAGCACTGCAG CGCCTGAGGTGAACCAACAAACACCATCGTCACAGCTGCAGCCTTCTCTGGTGCAGAATCAAACACTGGATGCGAGGCCAGCCAACACGAATGCTGCGTCTTCCAGAAATGCTTCCAGAGAGGAAAAACCCGCTGCTCCGTGGACGGGTCAACTCCTTGGAAAACCACAGCAGAGACAGGAAAGCCAAGTAGTTAAGGTCAAAGCTACAG ACAGCCAGCAGCGAGCCTACTGTGAGCTCCTGGCCTTCGCTCAGCCTTGTCTGAGCTCTGCCAGACAGCTGGGGCTCAACTTCCCGGGGTGTGAAGACTTCAGCTGCTTGGCACCAGACCAAACTCACTTCCTCCTCAAACAACAGGAGAGGGCGCTCTGCAGGACCCCAGCACAGACTGCAGAACTGATCAAAG ATCAGGAAGTGCTTTTCAACCAGGTGGCTCTGATCCATGTGCTGGTGACATTTAAGGAGATGCTGCTGAAGTGCGACCTCAGTACGGGTCTGG AGTACCTGACGAAGGCAGCTGAGGCGTGTGCAGAGCAgagtctgcagcagctgctgaagagGCTGCACATCATCCTCTACCTCAGTCAGAAGAACCAAGAGCCCAGCCTCAAACtgcagaagctgcagcagctggtggCTGAGTGGCTGAACAGCAGGAAAGGGCAGAACACCTCAGATAAA ATTCTTATCATCGTATCAGTTGACTCTGATGGCAGCAGATTAACAATAATCAGCAGCTTGAACCAGGTTACAG gtgcagctgcagtttgtcCAGAGCAGGATGAGAAAAAGCTGAACGGTGCCGCTGTAGTCAGCAG TGTgcctgacagtgtgtgtgtggtggtgtatGAACAGGATATTGGCCCCAACTTCCCCTGGACCTGTTTCTCTCTGGTGGTTGAGTACGACCATCCAGGCCAGTCTCCGTGGTCTGCGATCTGTAGGGAGAGGAGCATCAGCCACCTAACGTTCAACACCAGCGTCTGTGCTGCTG AGAATACCTTGTGGTGTCTGGAGGACAATGTGCCATACGTGTTATTCGTGACGGAGGGGCTTCTTAACTGTCcgctgctgctgcaaacactCGAGTCAGG GTTCAATGTGACGGTGCTGGAGAGGAGCCACTCTCCTTCCCTGCAGATGCTCGGGGGGATCCACAACTACACGGTGATCACAGTGGATGAAAGCACCGCCATTGTCATTCAG cagcaggatgaactgtgTCACGAGCGAGCCAGTGAGGGGCTGGTGATGAGGCTGACTGCTCTCTCTCTTCAGTACAGCTTGTGCTGGCTCATTCTCCACTGCCCAGACAGTCAGGGAGGAGG ATTTTCCAGTGAAGCCTTCAACAACTTGGTGTTGGTCTATTCATCTCTGGTGCTGTTCAGCATGAAGTCTGAGGATCTGGATGTGAAG GTGCTGATAGTGTCGGATCTTTTGGAAATAGCAAAGTCCATCAGTCGGATTTGCTTCCACCGCCTGATGTCCAGTGACAGAGAGCCTCTCAGCTTCCTGAATAGAGACTGGCTGACTGTGATGCCCTCACAG GAAGAAAAGAGCTTGTCACAGTTCCCTGGCATCAACCCTCTGGTTGGACAGCTGATGCTGAGCAGAGCTCCATCCTTCCAGTGGCTCCTGGCGGCCTCTCTGTCTCAGCTCAAGGAGCTGCTCCCTGAGGTGCCACATAAAGTGCTCAAG CTGTTCAGTGACACCACCTCCCTGTATCCGCTGGCAGCAGATCCAAAATACCCTCAGACCTTTACCACTGAAATAACCCAACAAAGCGGCCCACAGACCAATACTGATGAATATGAAAGCATGAAGTCCCCCCATCCAGACCTGCTCTGTAGCAACCAGAATACCACCTTCCTGTTCGGAGTCACGGATGCAGAGGAGAGCTTCTTTAAACAAGACCCGACACTCCAGGATGGCAATTCAGATTTCAGACTTGACCTGAGTGATTCTGTTGGCAGCCCAGATGTTTATTTCCAGGGAAGCTGGACCACGAGTGATCCACGGAAAGAGGACGGGAAGCTTTCTGGCTGGAGGAGCCTACCCGGGGTGGTGGGGAGGGTTGTTGAAAGATCAGTCAATGAGTGGACGCACAGGGCTCCACCAAACGATTACACCTTGTCTTTACACCCTGCTGACACTCCGTTCAAACTGGACTCCACCTTCAGTTCCAGTCCCATCCTCCAGAAACCAGCCAGCACCCAAATGTCCACATACCCTACACTCTACAATGACCTTTATCCTCCCAGCCAGCACAGTTTGAGCCCACCTACAGGTGTCATGTGGGGTCGAGGTCCAATTGGTAGCACCTGCTTCTCCAAGGATGGAGGGATGACATCATTTTCAGTGAACTACAGCTACAGATGCTGGACAGGACGGGAGAGGAAGAGAAGTGCAGAGACGGCAGGCTTGGCTGGATCAG
- the shoc1 gene encoding protein shortage in chiasmata 1 ortholog isoform X5, producing the protein MIPYSRAGLKRNKFNPIMPEKDRRAQTEVFPAVRYKAFDYVFEASTSMKVTMNLLALPAPYMTGTGDLYPHSGKLPEDTYRTPWVRGQVISTCRLSVGGSVLDDLRGKKQPVNSPERFDVKDSVEVIPSSNPDSLQDLDEDLYVCLLKDSQTDGPCQESFFKWTPDEITLQDKSEDLLLSEELIAVNHLAEFKRHLPTLTIMLSRLRTLAVAEPLLSSSGDTISENNMFSCFEDCTCYEKLPEVDASDVQTCADIQEEFVKEPLVKGELLLLPAVVDVCQLTTENCTAFSSICSRANVCTELMDEEVPVLDVLQKASLSNPSVEISKFDVPEESKMNGGVIESEFAGCDALPAKMELESTLTPTPLKRQTHICPSTSELQKEELSPCCRISLVSPRAQKEMKVALWKAEKHPAFVVGFLLSEPQIYESAVDFQPLWEALKVTKLEKESFISTADRLEMGVLQLSLSCCSEFTESLKSEFPSTREETVEDFSKLPPEHVEVDSILIKPTTEALLQKETAVDSSLNVSQKPALSTVNKDVKPAAAISAKDVIGDKMFSEAAACSSAHKKVTNREGNDYNIELSAHISEQAVPSTLNTRDGHRGLLFTRHPPELDLDPLATFMMLRSQQIAPITAPPQSPASTAAPEVNQQTPSSQLQPSLVQNQTLDARPANTNAASSRNASREEKPAAPWTGQLLGKPQQRQESQVVKVKATDSQQRAYCELLAFAQPCLSSARQLGLNFPGCEDFSCLAPDQTHFLLKQQERALCRTPAQTAELIKDQEVLFNQVALIHVLVTFKEMLLKCDLSTGLEYLTKAAEACAEQSLQQLLKRLHIILYLSQKNQEPSLKLQKLQQLVAEWLNSRKGQNTSDKILIIVSVDSDGSRLTIISSLNQVTGAAAVCPEQDEKKLNGAAVVSSVPDSVCVVVYEQDIGPNFPWTCFSLVVEYDHPGQSPWSAICRERSISHLTFNTSVCAAENTLWCLEDNVPYVLFVTEGLLNCPLLLQTLESGDGELLFSCAVKRVCRRFNVTVLERSHSPSLQMLGGIHNYTVITVDESTAIVIQQQDELCHERASEGLVMRLTALSLQYSLCWLILHCPDSQGGGFSSEAFNNLVLVYSSLVLFSMKSEDLDVKVLIVSDLLEIAKSISRICFHRLMSSDREPLSFLNRDWLTVMPSQEEKSLSQFPGINPLVGQLMLSRAPSFQWLLAASLSQLKELLPEVPHKVLKLFSDTTSLYPLAADPKYPQTFTTEITQQSGPQTNTDEYESMKSPHPDLLCSNQNTTFLFGVTDAEESFFKQDPTLQDGNSDFRLDLSDSVGSPDVYFQGSWTTSDPRKEDGKLSGWRSLPGVVGRVVERSVNEWTHRAPPNDYTLSLHPADTPFKLDSTFSSSPILQKPASTQMSTYPTLYNDLYPPSQHSLSPPTGVMWGRGPIGSTCFSKDGGMTSFSVNYSYRCWTGRERKRSAETAGLAGSVLTPLKKEGRLSYERVPGRSDGQTRLKLF; encoded by the exons atGATACCTTACAGCAGAGCAGGATTAAAACGCAATAAATTTAATCCCATCAT GCCAGAAAAGGACAGGCGGGCCCAGACTGAAGTCTTTCCTGCTGTCAGATATAAAGCGTTCGATTATGTTTTTGAG GCCAGCACCAGTATGAAGGTCACGATGAACCTGCTGGCTCTGCCAGCACCTTACATGACTGGTACCGGTGACCTGTACCCCCACAGTGGAAAGCTACCTGAAGACACCTACAGGACACCGTGGGTCAGAG GACAGGTTATCTCCACCTGCAGACTCAGTGTTGGTGGGTCTGTACTCGATgatctgagaggaaaaaaacaaccagTAAATTCACCTGAAAG ATTTGATGTGAAAGACAGTGTGGAGGTGATACCCAGCTCTAATCCTGACTCACTGCAGGATTTAGATGAAGATTTGTATGTTTGCCTTTTAAAAGACTCACAGACCGACGGTCCATGTCAGGAATCGTTTTTTAAGTGGACACCTGACGAGATCACGCTGCAGGATAAGAGCGAAG ACCTCCTCTTGTCAGAAGAGCTCATTGCAGTCAATCACCTGGCAGAGTTTAAGAGACATTTACCCACGCTGACCATCATGTTGTCCAGATTGAGGACACTTGCTGTAGCTGAGCCTCTGCTGAGCTCATCGGGAGACACCATCTCAGAAAACAACATGTTCAG CTGTTTTGAGGACTGCACATGTTATGAAAAACTTCCAGAGGTGGACGCCAGCGATGTTCAGACGTGTGCAGACATTCAAGAGGAGTTTGTTAAAGAGCCACTCGTGAAGGGAGAG TTGTTGCTGTTGCCTGCTGTAGTGGATGTTTGTCAGCTGACCACAGAAAACTGCACAGCGTTTTCAAGCATCTGCAGTCGTGCGAATGTTTGCACCGAGCTGATGGATGAGGAGGTTCCAGTCCTAGATGTGCTGCAAAAAG CTTCTCTTTCAAATCCTTCAGTGGAGATTTCCAAGTTTGATGTACCTGAAGAATCCAAGATGAATGGAGGTGTGATTGAGTCAGAATTTGCAG GATGTGATGCGCTTCCAGCCAAAATGGAGCTGGAGTCGACTCTGACCCCGACTCCCCTGAAGAGACAAACTCACATCTGTCCGTCCACCTCTGAACTCCAGAAGGAAGAGCTGTCTCCTTGTTGCAGAAT ATCTTTGGTGTCACCAAGAGCTCAGAAAGAGATGAAGGTGGCACTTTGGAAGGCAGAGAAGCACCCGGCCTTTGTGGTGGGCTTTCTGTTATCAG AGCCTCAAATTTATGAGTCAGCTGTTGACTTCCAGCCTCTGTGGGAAGCCTTAAAAGTTACCAAATTGGAGAAAGAAAGTTTTATCAGCACTGCTGACAGACTGGAGATGGGAGTCCTGCAGTTatctttgagctgctgctctgagttcACAGAGAGCTTGAAGTCTGAGTTTCCCTCCACCAGAGAGGAAACGGTGGAAGATTTCAGCAAACTGCCACCTGAACACGTGGAGG TTGACTCCATTCTAATAAAGCCCACAACTGAAGCTCTTCTCCAAAAGGAAACTGCTGTTGATTCATCTCTGAACGTCTCCCAGAAGCCTGCGCTCAGCACGGTGAATAAGGACGTGAAACCAGCTGCTGCCATCAGCGCCAAAGATGTCATTGGTGACAAGATGTTCTCAGAAGCTGCAGCCTGTTCTTCAGCTCATAAGAAAGTCACCAACAGAGAAGGAAATGACTATAATATAGAGCTGAGTGCCCACATTTCTGAGCAAGCTGTCCCCTCCACACTAAATACCAGAGATGGTCACAGAGGTTTGCTGTTTACAAGACATCCACCAGAGCTGGACCTCGACCCCCTGGCCACCTTCATGATGCTGAGGTCTCAGCAGATCGCTCCCATTACTGCACCACCTCAGAGCCCAGCCAGCACTGCAG CGCCTGAGGTGAACCAACAAACACCATCGTCACAGCTGCAGCCTTCTCTGGTGCAGAATCAAACACTGGATGCGAGGCCAGCCAACACGAATGCTGCGTCTTCCAGAAATGCTTCCAGAGAGGAAAAACCCGCTGCTCCGTGGACGGGTCAACTCCTTGGAAAACCACAGCAGAGACAGGAAAGCCAAGTAGTTAAGGTCAAAGCTACAG ACAGCCAGCAGCGAGCCTACTGTGAGCTCCTGGCCTTCGCTCAGCCTTGTCTGAGCTCTGCCAGACAGCTGGGGCTCAACTTCCCGGGGTGTGAAGACTTCAGCTGCTTGGCACCAGACCAAACTCACTTCCTCCTCAAACAACAGGAGAGGGCGCTCTGCAGGACCCCAGCACAGACTGCAGAACTGATCAAAG ATCAGGAAGTGCTTTTCAACCAGGTGGCTCTGATCCATGTGCTGGTGACATTTAAGGAGATGCTGCTGAAGTGCGACCTCAGTACGGGTCTGG AGTACCTGACGAAGGCAGCTGAGGCGTGTGCAGAGCAgagtctgcagcagctgctgaagagGCTGCACATCATCCTCTACCTCAGTCAGAAGAACCAAGAGCCCAGCCTCAAACtgcagaagctgcagcagctggtggCTGAGTGGCTGAACAGCAGGAAAGGGCAGAACACCTCAGATAAA ATTCTTATCATCGTATCAGTTGACTCTGATGGCAGCAGATTAACAATAATCAGCAGCTTGAACCAGGTTACAG gtgcagctgcagtttgtcCAGAGCAGGATGAGAAAAAGCTGAACGGTGCCGCTGTAGTCAGCAG TGTgcctgacagtgtgtgtgtggtggtgtatGAACAGGATATTGGCCCCAACTTCCCCTGGACCTGTTTCTCTCTGGTGGTTGAGTACGACCATCCAGGCCAGTCTCCGTGGTCTGCGATCTGTAGGGAGAGGAGCATCAGCCACCTAACGTTCAACACCAGCGTCTGTGCTGCTG AGAATACCTTGTGGTGTCTGGAGGACAATGTGCCATACGTGTTATTCGTGACGGAGGGGCTTCTTAACTGTCcgctgctgctgcaaacactCGAGTCAGG CGATGGTGAGCTGCTGTTTAGCTGTGCGGTGAAACGTGTCTGTCGCAGGTTCAATGTGACGGTGCTGGAGAGGAGCCACTCTCCTTCCCTGCAGATGCTCGGGGGGATCCACAACTACACGGTGATCACAGTGGATGAAAGCACCGCCATTGTCATTCAG cagcaggatgaactgtgTCACGAGCGAGCCAGTGAGGGGCTGGTGATGAGGCTGACTGCTCTCTCTCTTCAGTACAGCTTGTGCTGGCTCATTCTCCACTGCCCAGACAGTCAGGGAGGAGG ATTTTCCAGTGAAGCCTTCAACAACTTGGTGTTGGTCTATTCATCTCTGGTGCTGTTCAGCATGAAGTCTGAGGATCTGGATGTGAAG GTGCTGATAGTGTCGGATCTTTTGGAAATAGCAAAGTCCATCAGTCGGATTTGCTTCCACCGCCTGATGTCCAGTGACAGAGAGCCTCTCAGCTTCCTGAATAGAGACTGGCTGACTGTGATGCCCTCACAG GAAGAAAAGAGCTTGTCACAGTTCCCTGGCATCAACCCTCTGGTTGGACAGCTGATGCTGAGCAGAGCTCCATCCTTCCAGTGGCTCCTGGCGGCCTCTCTGTCTCAGCTCAAGGAGCTGCTCCCTGAGGTGCCACATAAAGTGCTCAAG CTGTTCAGTGACACCACCTCCCTGTATCCGCTGGCAGCAGATCCAAAATACCCTCAGACCTTTACCACTGAAATAACCCAACAAAGCGGCCCACAGACCAATACTGATGAATATGAAAGCATGAAGTCCCCCCATCCAGACCTGCTCTGTAGCAACCAGAATACCACCTTCCTGTTCGGAGTCACGGATGCAGAGGAGAGCTTCTTTAAACAAGACCCGACACTCCAGGATGGCAATTCAGATTTCAGACTTGACCTGAGTGATTCTGTTGGCAGCCCAGATGTTTATTTCCAGGGAAGCTGGACCACGAGTGATCCACGGAAAGAGGACGGGAAGCTTTCTGGCTGGAGGAGCCTACCCGGGGTGGTGGGGAGGGTTGTTGAAAGATCAGTCAATGAGTGGACGCACAGGGCTCCACCAAACGATTACACCTTGTCTTTACACCCTGCTGACACTCCGTTCAAACTGGACTCCACCTTCAGTTCCAGTCCCATCCTCCAGAAACCAGCCAGCACCCAAATGTCCACATACCCTACACTCTACAATGACCTTTATCCTCCCAGCCAGCACAGTTTGAGCCCACCTACAGGTGTCATGTGGGGTCGAGGTCCAATTGGTAGCACCTGCTTCTCCAAGGATGGAGGGATGACATCATTTTCAGTGAACTACAGCTACAGATGCTGGACAGGACGGGAGAGGAAGAGAAGTGCAGAGACGGCAGGCTTGGCTGGATCAG